In Acinetobacter sp. TGL-Y2, a genomic segment contains:
- a CDS encoding MdfA family multidrug efflux MFS transporter, producing the protein MSSPQISKLTLAALLFPLALVLFEFAVYLGNDLIQPAMLGVTRDFGVSSAWSPAAMSFYLLGGGCIAWLMGPLSDRIGRKKVLLAGALFFALTCLLILFTQNIQSFLALRFLQGMGLTVISAVGYAAIQENFEERNAIKVMAIMGNMTLFAPLLGPIIGAFMIDHVSWHWGFIGIAILAILGWLGLKIAMPADQAANLVKQPMRHIWTDFKTVYKNKQFLIMTSALPLACLPIMLWIALSPIMLVEKFGFSSMQYGMAQVPVLGALILGSVMLVKIIDKYPLGQTVLFGLPTMLIGALIILIGLFMPEYFVWTLIIGMTIMSFGEGICFSVLYRMAMMSSNVSKGTVASAMSMMMMFSYFIVLEVSRALYEAYDIAAFSLCCLLLILAWFTLPRKMLKKVMKERAKQGQF; encoded by the coding sequence ATGTCTTCCCCACAAATTTCTAAACTCACCCTTGCCGCGTTGTTATTTCCTTTGGCATTGGTTTTATTTGAGTTCGCTGTCTACTTGGGCAACGATTTAATTCAACCCGCCATGCTTGGCGTCACCCGTGATTTTGGCGTAAGTAGCGCATGGTCTCCTGCTGCAATGTCGTTTTATTTGCTCGGCGGTGGCTGTATTGCTTGGCTTATGGGACCGCTGTCTGACCGTATCGGTCGTAAAAAAGTGTTACTTGCAGGCGCGCTGTTTTTTGCGCTAACTTGTTTACTGATCTTATTCACTCAAAATATTCAAAGCTTCTTAGCTTTACGTTTCCTTCAAGGTATGGGCTTAACCGTCATCAGTGCCGTTGGCTATGCCGCGATTCAAGAAAACTTTGAAGAGCGTAATGCCATTAAAGTTATGGCAATCATGGGCAATATGACCTTGTTTGCACCGTTATTAGGGCCAATCATTGGTGCGTTCATGATTGACCACGTGTCTTGGCACTGGGGTTTTATCGGTATTGCTATATTAGCAATCTTAGGCTGGTTGGGTTTAAAAATAGCGATGCCTGCAGATCAAGCCGCCAATTTGGTTAAACAACCGATGCGTCATATTTGGACTGACTTCAAGACTGTTTATAAAAACAAGCAATTCTTAATTATGACCAGTGCGCTGCCTTTGGCGTGTTTACCCATCATGCTTTGGATTGCATTGTCACCCATCATGTTGGTGGAAAAGTTCGGTTTTAGCAGTATGCAATACGGTATGGCGCAAGTGCCCGTCTTGGGTGCGCTGATTTTAGGCAGTGTGATGTTGGTCAAAATTATTGATAAATATCCATTGGGTCAAACGGTGCTGTTTGGTTTGCCCACCATGTTGATCGGTGCTTTGATTATTCTGATTGGATTGTTTATGCCAGAGTATTTTGTTTGGACACTCATCATTGGCATGACCATCATGAGCTTCGGCGAAGGCATCTGTTTTTCAGTGCTGTATCGCATGGCAATGATGTCATCGAATGTCTCCAAAGGTACTGTGGCTTCTGCCATGTCCATGATGATGATGTTTAGCTATTTCATCGTACTTGAAGTGTCACGTGCTTTATATGAAGCCTATGATATTGCAGCATTTAGTCTTTGTTGTTTGTTATTGATTTTAGCGTGGTTTACATTACCTCGTAAAATGCTTAAAAAAGTCATGAAAGAACGCGCAAAACAAGGTCAGTTCTAA